GGTCTACAATTTTGTACAAATTCAACAATATTCTACATAAATTTTACTGTTACTCCATTCTCAGTCTCCTTGTCAAGTTCATCATACCCACatgcaaagaaaacaatatttttcagGAGACAACACTGTACCACTGCCTCGTTCTCCTTAGATTTCTATGTTAGTAATTATTTTACTAACGGGAAGTGATCATcacccagaagaagagaaatagattAAAACTTATTTAGTTTGATTTGGATTAATTAGGAGATATGATTTAAACTCTCAAACTACATAGAGGGTAAgtcatataaaatgtaaaatcatcATAGGACAGTGCCACTAAATCAACACAGATGTTTTGATTCATTTCTAAGACACAAGTAATATAGTCATTAAATAAGTCTGGAAtcagaaagaaactgaatcatAGTTCTACTGTCACTTACTGTAGTCTTAGACTGTAAGAGTTAATTCTCTCTAAACCTCAATTTTATCTTAAatagaatgggagagagaattttGGTTGATATAGAAATAATAGATGCAAAGCATTTTAGAAAAGTGCCTGGTGTAAGTGCCTATAAAtattaatgatgataatgatgtcaatgataatgataatgatgatcaGTTGAATAATTCAGAGAGGAACAGGAAGTATATTTGCCTAGCTTACTTCAGGGTGacccttttaaaaaacatttgtattGAGATCTAATTAACATATTATAAAAGTCACTGGTTTAAATTGTATTGGTTTTAAGATACCAATTTAAAGTGTATTAGTGGTTTTAgtgtatttacagagttgtgcattATCACCATCTaagttgagaatattttcatcatccccaaaagacaccccatatccattagcagtcatttcCCATTCCAGCTCCATCCCAAGTCCTAAGTAACTGCTAATCTTTCTGTCTGTATAGAGTTGCCTATTGTAGACATTTATATAAAAGACATTCTACCATATGTGGTCTCTTAtaactggatttttttcactcaacattgtttttaagattcatccaagCTGTGGCATCTATCAGCACTTTCTTTTATCACCAAACACTATTCCATTGGATGGATGCACAttgtattcattcactcattagttgatagatatttgggtttTTCCACTTtctggttattataaataatctgCTCTAAACATTCATATAttgtaagtttttgtgtggacatacaagtggtgatttttttttaaggtttatttattttagacagagagagaacctgtgagctgggaggaggggcagagggagagaatctcaagcagactccctactgagcacagagcctgactcaggactcaatttcacaaccctgagatcatgacctgagctgaaatcaagagttggatgcttaacctaccaAGTTACCCAGAAGTGgtgatttttaagaagaaatttgaaaatttcctttgGTAAATATGAAGAAGCATTGCCCAGACCCCCTCCAAAGAAAGTCATGCTGCTCATTTTATGGTGTGTGTGAATGTCAGACAACCTGAATTGTCAGCTCCTTCACAGTCTGCCTCAGCTGCAGAGAATCACCTCACTCAAGTTCATGCCCTTCCTGAGGCAGCCCACATAGAGTAACTGATTGGAAAAGGAATATAAAGGCCAGCCATTTCAATTTGATGTGGGACACTCTGATGGTCCCACTTACCCAAGAGTTTCCATTGTGTTTGGCCAAGGTTTGTTGGCCCTCCATTGcagtttgacttctttctatGTCCAGTCTTGCTCCCTCCCCTTTTCTTCAAAGATCTtgatcctttttttattattattatgttaatcaccatacattacatcattagtttttatgtagtgttccatgattcattgtttgtgtataacacccagagttccatgcagaacgtgccctctttaatacccatcaccaggctaacccatccccccaacccccctctcctctagaaccctcagtttgtttttcagagtccatagtctctcatggtttgtctccccctccgatttcccccccttcgttcttcccctccaaAGATCTTGATCCTTAATAAATATCTTGTGCCATTAACTCCATCTCATCATTACCTTCCTGGTAATTCAAtctgggacattttttttttttaggttttatggttttattaacacaaatatgaTGTGCACAACaagctgtctattcattttcttcgcTGGGCAGCCTGGCGTTGGGATTGGTGACTCGGATTGCCAGCTGGGCTGCTCTTTCCACAATAGCTTTGCGGTTCTTGGAGGAGACAATGTGAGCAATCTCTGCACAGTAAGATTTGTTGCACATCAGCAGCACTTCAAGCTCCTTAACGTTGTGGACTAGGAACTTCCAGAAGCCACTGGGcaacatgtgctttgttttcttgttgctcccGTAACCAATGTTGGGCATCAAGATCTGGCCCTTGAATCTTCTATGCACCCTATTGTCAATGCCTCTGGGTTTCCGCCAGTTGCGCTTAATTTTGACATAGCGGTCTGACTGGTGCCAGATGaacttcttggtcctctttttaatGATCTTGGGCTTCGCCAGAGGTCTGAGGGCAGCCATGATGCCCAGTAACAGATGGCGGCCACCTCCACAGGCAGCGCCGAGAAAGAGAGCCAATCTGGGACATTTCTGAATTGAAATGATGTTGGAAAGaattaatgataatgataaattGATGATGATAATCATGAGTCCTTCCTATCTCTAGTAATTGATTCTAGGATTGCTTTGCAATCATAGACCAAGATATCCAGAATGGTGGCATTTTATGACCCTTGGTAAAAAGTAGATACGAGAGATTTCAGAGAAAGAGGTTCCCACATATCTAATGGCAGGGGGACCAAAagcccaaaacaaacaaatgaggaaaaacatAAACTCTGGAAAGTTCAAAGGCTAAATCTGTGAATGGATTGACTTTTATTCAAACATTTGCTATCCTAGGGAACAATCCTTGACAAAGTAAAAATTCAATAGTACTTGACTCCTCAAACCTTCTAATCATTGTTCTGTTGATCCAGACTACCCTAACTAGATgtttaccaaaaggaaaaaaatataaagatgatcTTATCTCAGATTCTCTGTACTGCTTCACTTAGGGCTTACAGTTCATTTTATgaagaagcaaaattaaaattttagataattATTAATCTGACACTTGAATGTATCTTATGGATGAAAAGGGATTTCTTTCCTTGACCTTTAAACATGCTTTTATCTAAGACAGAGTATGAAACAAAGTTCACATCCATGATTTAGTCAGAACATCTGTTCTCTGGTGGCCTTGTTTAAGGCAACCTTAAAagagaggggcggggggagaaaggaagagagtgggagaggaagcactGATGGGCAATTACCTGTCTGCATTTCTTAGCTAAGGTAAATTTCCCAGGGAACACAGAAAGAGGTTGGCCAGTAGTCCTTAACATGAATAAAGGACAATGGGATGTTAGTAGATCTTAAGTaccacagactttttttttttgaagattttatttatttgacagagacacagcgagagcaggaacacaagcaggggtagtgggagaaggagaagcaggcttcctgtggagcagggagcccgatgtggggctcgatcccagtaccctgggaccatgacctgagccaaaggcagacgcttaacgactgagccacccaggcgcccaagtaccACAGACTTTTAGAGACGATTTCATAATCTCTACAAGTATGTTGCCATTAATCTTGCCTTCTTAATATGCAGTCTATAATAGACAACTGTCATGTTCTTTTCTGTGGAAAATCATGTATCCATCCAACCCAAGCAAAATCAGACTGCTTTAGGAAATGTAAAATTCAATTGACTAGCACATTTCAGACTAAATATAGTTACTTGctctttatttccttcacttGTTAAGTTTACAATTCACATTTGGGTATTTTCTCCTTAGAAATCCCACTTTGTTAGTGGTCTCTGGAGCCTGGatctattttgtttactttcttgGACTTATTCCAATGCTTTGTTCTGAGAAATCATGGTCACTTTTTCTCAAAGCACCTGAAAGTTAACTTGCTATCATCCATCCACAGTTGCACCTTTGATCTTTGGAGACTTCTTAAATTGCTATCCAATTACAAGTGTAGCTGTATATTTCAGCTGTCAGTGCCACCCTGCATGGAATCTCtttccctcaattttgctgtCTTTTTACTAAATTCTTCTATGttgtaacatttttaataataaattgtaTTCACTTGGATTCTTTAAAGATACTCCTAGGTCTTCATAACATATTGACAAATTATTAGCCATTCCTTTCATCCTACTGAAGAATTGTGCTGCTGTCATTTCAACCCACAAGATGCACTCTTTGGAATCAGAATCTTAGCAAGGGCCTCCACATAAGAATACTGGCACAGTTGCTGTATTAAAGATGGTGAAATTTTAGGGTGTcatctttataagaaaaaaatggcgCTTCGATTCTAAGGTATTTGTGCTGTAGTCTGCCTATATAtataagggagaaaaagaggaaaaattctagtttgaattctgtattttctatgctgtatgcatgcgtgtgtgtgtgtgtgtgtgtgtgtgtgtgtgtgtgtgtaaacctgTGAAAATGTAATCAGAATCCTTACTTCAACAGTAAATTTGAGTTGAACAGTCTTCATGGCCCTTCTTTTAACAAAACATATTTACAGTTCCAAAAGCCACATGGTTGC
The sequence above is a segment of the Zalophus californianus isolate mZalCal1 chromosome 2, mZalCal1.pri.v2, whole genome shotgun sequence genome. Coding sequences within it:
- the LOC113925069 gene encoding 60S ribosomal protein L32-like, producing the protein MAALRPLAKPKIIKKRTKKFIWHQSDRYVKIKRNWRKPRGIDNRVHRRFKGQILMPNIGYGSNKKTKHMLPSGFWKFLVHNVKELEVLLMCNKSYCAEIAHIVSSKNRKAIVERAAQLAIRVTNPNARLPSEENE